The following nucleotide sequence is from Psychromonas sp. psych-6C06.
CACACAGCAGCCACAATGCAGGGGTTACAACTGAGCTCGCGAATGGAAGACTACAAGTTGTGGACCCAGATAGCGGGGAGAATAAATTCCAATACAGCCAGTTTGGTGAATCAGCAGTTCACGATCCGTTTGGTGGCATGTTACGTATTGATAGCATGGGCAATTGGGGGTACAGCGTTAATAATGCCAATTTGCAACACCTTGCTCAAGGGCAAACTGAAACCGTTATCTACCGTGTTCATAGTTATGATGGAACGGCATACGAGTTGCACATAGACGTTGTAGGCACCAATGATGCGCCAACCGTTACCCAAGTTGCGCTAAGTAACGGCACTGAAGACACGCACTACCAAATGCAAGCTAGTCAGTTTGGTTTTACTGATGTTGATAGTGGCGACACATTACATGCCATCAAAATCACAGATATCCCAGCAGTATCCCAAGGTAAGTTTGTGCTTGATGGACAAGAGGTAAGTGCGGGTCAAAGTATATCAACTGCCGATATCAGCAAACTACAATTTGTACCGGCTAAAGACTTCAATGGTGATGTACAATTTAAATATACCGTTAGCGATGGTCGTACTGATTCAGTAGAAGCAACGAATACTTTGCACATAGCCAATACAGATGATGCTTCTGTTATTTCTGGTGATAGACAAGCTGTTGTTAATGAAGGCGATATTGGCGATACCGTTACTGCTACAGGGCAGTTATCAATTACAGATGTTGATACTGGTGATAATCCAAGCTTTATAGATGTAGCATCAACGGCGACAACATACGGCCATATTCAAATGCGCAATGGCCAATGGACCTATACCCTAGACGAGAGCAAAGTTCAGCATCTAGATCCCGATCAACCTGCGGTACAGGATCACTACACATTTAAAGCCAGTGATGGCTCGACGCAAATTGTAGATATCACCATTCAAGGCACCAACGATAAACCTATCATCGAGTCAGCACACGCAGCACCGGTAGGCACATCAAGCACCTTAAAATTACAAGATGTTGACGTAATCTCAAACCCAACAGGCGCCAACATTGATGTTGCGCCAAGTAATGCAGAAAATATGGCGCGTTGGGGGACTGATCAGGTCGGTGTCGGATCAGGGGTAAAATTAGTCGGACTATATAAACCTGGATCAGATCATAACTGGATAACAAACCCTGCAACAACAACAACAGCACATAGTGGCGCAGGTGGCTTCAGCCGAATTGATAACCATGATTGGTGGCATACAAATGGAGTTCCAGATACGGTAAACACAGGCTCTGGCGGAGCAACGGGCCATGGCAATGCATGGACAGGCGGGATAGCTGTATTTGAAGATAACACAGGCCATCAGACAATTGCGATTGTAAATCGTGTTTGTACAGGCGGTGGCAGTGAAGTAGATTACCTCTACTATCACTCATATCAACACCTACAAGTAGGTAATACTGTTTATAGTGGCACTGCAACTGCAGGTGAAACAATCAATGTGATGGAGGGTAATCATCAAATAGCCTCTGTTATTGCCGATACTAATGGCCATTGGGAAATTTCTGCAAGCAATTTAACTGATGGTAAACATACTATACATGTCGAAAATAGCGCAGGTGAACATTCTGCTGAAACTATTTTACAAGTCAGTGGCCATACGGTTCAAAATATTACGCCTGCAGCACTTAATGCAGAAATAAAAGAAGATGCAGCTCAAACAACAATCAATGGTGAATTAAGAACATCAGATGTTGATACAGGCGATACTGCAAGTTTCACGGTACAAGCTGATCACGCAACTAAATATGGCCATTTCTCCATAGATAGTAATGGCCATTATCATTTCACCATTGATAATAATAATGCTGACGTTGATCACCTTGGTGTACATCAGACATTAACTGAAGTCATTCCAGTGACCTCAACTTCAACAGATGGTACTTCAGTTACCACAAATGTCACAATCACTATTCAAGGCTCACTAGATAAACCAATTCTAAATGCGACAGCACCAGATGCACAGCAAGGCACCACTATTGCGTTAAATTTAAATGTGGCTACAACAGATACGGGTGGTGATACTGAAGATCTGTTAATAAAAATTAGCGGCTTACCTGATGCAGCTACACTAAATCATGGTACACACGATGCGGTTGCAAAAATGTGGGTTCTTCATAAATCAGACCTTAATGGTTTAGAACTTAACCTTCATAACGCTAACTTCCATGGGGATTTGCATTTTAATGCAACAGCAACAGCTTCAGCGGGAAGTGAATCTCAATCAGCAACGCAAGCTATTTCATTATTTGTAAATGCCCCTCCTTCAGTTACTTCCGGAGTAACTGGCAGCAAAGCTGAAGACTCAGGAATGGGTGCAATAGATCTTCTTTCTGGTGCTACTGATGCTGATACAGGCGATACATTATCTGTTGGCCATATCGAATATCAAATAGGGGCCAATACAAAAACGGCTACTATGCCGTCTTTTTTAACATTGGCTAAAGATGGTCACACGTTAATTATTGATTCAAATATACAAGTATTTCAACATTTAGCTGCCGGAGAAACTGAAACAGTAACACTGTCATATAATATTAGTGATAGTCATGGCGGAGCTGTAAAGCAGACAGCGACTTTGATAATTACGGGTACGAATGACAAACCAGTGATTAGTGGTTCAACCACTGCAAGTGAACTAACAGAAGATAACAACGTATTTGCCTATAATCATCGAATCAGTTCAAACCAGCACAATATAAATATTGTGGACCCAGATAACCAAGAAAGCCTTATGGTACCCACTGGGCATTTAAATGGAACTGGGAGTGCTGCAACAGGTAGCTGGATATCAGGCGATAAAAGTGTCGGCGAATTTATAGTACATGCAGATGGGCGTTGGTTATATCATGTCGATAACCAAAATACGGCTATTCAGGGTCTAAAAGAAGGGGAAACCTTCACCGAGACAATCACGGTTCATACCAAAGATGGCACTGATGTCACATTAACTGCCACAGTTAACGGCACGGACGATAAACCTGTCGTCAGCGGAGCCGTTGACTTGGGTAGCACGGCAGAAGACACCACCAAACATTTTAGCGCGGCTGACTTATTGGCGAACACCACAGACGCAGATGGTGATGCCCTTTCCATCGTCGATGGTTCTGTAACCGCTGAGCATGGCACCCTATCGGGCGATGCTGTGCATGGCTTTGTCTTCACCCCCGACGCTAACTATCATGGCACAGACATCGCTATTACGTTTACAGCCACTGACGGGCACTCAATAGTTGCTGGCACGGCGACACTTGATGTAACAGCAACCAACGATGCAACAAAGGTCGTAGCGACGAGCGCTAGCACCACAGAAGACACCGATATCGTCCTGACTAAATCGCAGCTTTTGGCTGGCGCGACCGACGTAGATGGCGACACGCTGGATATCAACAGCGTAACTGTTAATGGTGGCCACGGCACAGTAACTGATAATCACGATGGTACTTGGACGCTGCACCCTGAAGAAAATTACAAGGGTGACATCACTTTAGGCTACAAGGTCAACGATGGCACCGCGGATGTCGATAATCACATGACCGTGGCGGTGACATCGGTTACCGACGCTGCGGAGATAAACCTTTCTGTTGCACCGCAAAAAGGCTTTCAGACGGATTCTGCCCATCATCTTTCAATCGATGCGATACTTAATCCTGATGGCGGTGGTGACCACACAGCTAAAGACTACGGAGATACGCTGACCTTTGAGATGGGGATCACGCTTGATAAGAGCGAGAGTTACCACAATGGTGATGTGATCGCCCAGTACGGAGGGCATATTAGTAGTCCAGGTAAATTGGATTATGCTCAAATGCATTATTATTCGGATGGTTCGAAATTCGGGAACGGCGGAGTAACCCTTACAAACCCCCACAGTGTTACCGTTTGGATTTCGGGCATGGATCCTATTGAAACCCACATTGATATTACCGATGGCAAACACCACCGATTAACGGTGGTTGTAGATGATGGGCAAGGCATTAAAGCGCCCACCATGTCGATATTCGATAATGGTAAGCCTGTTGATTACCCTGATGGTTCAAACTCTGAAAGTATGCCAACGCATTATCTAGGCGACAGCGGTTCGAGTGAGCATTATTTAACAGCACCGAAAGCTGGCATGACACTAACGGAAGATGGCTTTGTTGACGCGTCAACTATCTCGATCCCTTACGGCGGTGGCCACGCGAATGTGCCCAAGTCTATTGTCGAGCGAGCAGGCTCGACCGAGCTACTAATCGGAACGGGTCGAAGCCCTATATCACTTGGAGATGGGCGTTATGCTACTGGATATGAGCATGGCCATATTGTCTGGAGTCACGGTTCGAATCACGGTGGCGGAAACGTACCTCCCATTACACCCATCGTCGCAACGATCGAACACGTAACGGTAGTAAAAGAAGCAGTTGCAGCGGCTCAGGTAGCTCAAGGGCCACTCGGTGAGCAGGGTCTAGATCCAAAACATGTGTTGATCGATCTAGGGGTGAACGGGGCAGGTATTGTTGACCATACCGGGCTCCACAGCACCGTAGTTCCTTCTGGGTCAGACCATTCGCACGTGATAAACACGGCAGGAATCAATGTTACCAATGACCCACACCACTTAGTCATCAATGCCGATGTGACGCCACACGATAAAGACGACGCGCTCCAAGCTGTTCATCTACACGGTCTACCCATTGGCTCAGTTGTCACTGATGGCACACATACGCACACCATCGATGCGACGGACCAAAAAGATGGCTTAGATATTTTGGGTTGGACACGTGGTTCACTCGAAGTTAACATTCCATCTGGTGTTTCGTACAATGCGATTATTACCGTGGAAGCAACCACTCAAAATCAGGATGGTACCAGTGCGCATAGCGCATCATCGGCACCGGTAATACTAGACCCAGCACATGCGGGTGATGTCATTGTATCTGCTCCACCAATTAGTGGTGTTGAAGACAAGGGGCCCTACGACCTTACCTTAACCGCTATCGACCCAACAGACGCTCATGCAGCAGTCACTTTTGCGGTATCAGGTTTGCCTGCAGGGGCAACGTTAAGCGCTGGTAGCTACGATGCGAATACCAAAACGTGGACAATTACACCAAGTGAGGCGAACGGTCTGCAGATAACGCTGCCGAAGGACTTCTCAGGCAGTGTGACCCCCCACATTACAGCAACATCAAGTGCCGGCCATAGTCATAGTATTGATATGAGCGGAAGTATCACCGATACACAAGATGTAGCGGTGATTTCAGGCACCGATAGCGCGAGTATCACAGAAGATATTCACGTACAGTCGTCGGGGATAATTGAAACCAACCAGAATCAGCTCAATGTACAGGATCCAGACGCAGGTGAAGCCCTGTTTACGCCTACGGGCACTCCATCGGGGTCGGGTAGCACAGCAACGGGTAGCTGGGTTGCAGGTGATAAGGGGATAGGGCAGTTCATTCTGCATGCTGACGGCCGTTGGCTCTACAAAGTTGACAACGATAACCCCCATATTAACAGTCTCGGCGATGGTGATACCTTTACCGAAACCCTAACCGTTCATTCTAAGGATGGTACAACACACCAATTAACGTCGACGATTCATGGTACTAACGACAAACCTGTCATTGATGCTACTTCAGCCGTTACTGCTATTGAAGGTGGCCATACTGCGCATAAAGGGCAAATCACAACAACAGATGTTGATACTGGTGATAGCGCTACATACACGGCAATTACGCCAACGACGGGTCAGCATGTTCCAGGCTTTACACTTAATGCAGATGGTAGTTATGAGTTTGATGCCACCGATGCGGGTTACGATCATTTAGCATTAGGTAAAACTGAACAAGTAAGCGTTTCTGTAACGGTAACTGATGGCGCAGGCGCTACGGATCAAAAAGACTTAATCATTACAATCACTGGCACCAACGACAGACCAACAGTTGTTTCGTCACTTGCTCAGCATATTCACTCGATTGATGAAGATACAACACAACACTTTAGCGCTAAAGATTTTGGTTTTATCGATAAAGATCACGGCGACCAGCTTGACCATATAACGATTACCGCACTGCCAGATGCTTTTAAAGGGCAATTTGAGTATGACGGCCACCCTATCACTATTCCTTTGGATGTGTTGACGGCTGATATCAGTAAATTAACCTTTGTACCTGCTCAAGATTATAACGGCGGCGTGCAATTTGGCTTTACCGTAAATGATGGACATACCGATTCCTTTCCTAAAATAGGTAATTTCGAAATCATACCGGTCGATGATATTTCTACGGTTAGTGGTACTGATACATTGTCAATGACGGAAGGGAGTGCCGCCAATACCCATGCAGACTTAACCGTCGCCAAAGGAGCATGGCTAGCGAATGTTGATGGCCATTTTGACTTCCCTGAGGTCGTAGCTAATGACCCTAATGCAGGGCGTTGGTATGCAATAGTGGGGGCAGGTGTAGCGGGAGGCGCAGCCCATGGTATGAAAATCGAAACAACACAATGGGTCATGAACATGGGAGACCCCAATTACGGTCATAATGGCTATATGACATTTACCCGTAATACCAATAGTGCCACTGCTTCCTATAATGCAGTAGACCGTGTCGAGGGAGATTTACTCATTAATGACCCAGACACAGTACCAGCAACCTTTATTGATGTAACCGATAGTTTGGGTGATAACGGTTATGGCAATTTTTCAATGCATAATGGGCACTGGTCGTTTGTTGGTGGTGACAAAACCACTGCGCTAGCGGATGGCGAAAAAGCGACCGAGACCTTTACATTTAATACCTCCGATGGTGTGACACATCAGGTGACCGTTAACCTTACAGGTAGCGATACCAAGGCTGAGTTTAAAGGTGATATTTCTGCCAACCTCAAAGAGGGAGATATCGGTGATACTGTATCTGCACATGGCACCCTTAATATTGTGGATGTTGATACAGGGCAAAATCCGATAATTGCAGATTTTCATGATAAAAGTGGAGTCAATGGTTACGGACATTTTTCAATGGTCAATAATCAATGGACTTATGAGATTGATCAAACGAAAGTTCAAAAACTTAATGCGAGTGAATCAGTTCAGGATAAAATAACGGTGACCGCCAGTGATGGCACCACACAAGATATTGTCATTAGTATAAGAGGTACAAACGATGCTCCTGAAGTGACGGGCGCAGTGGCGAATACCGACGATAGCGAAGGTCATGCAATCGACATGACACTCCCATCAAATTTATTTACCGATGCAGAGGGAGATAGCTTTACGTTAAGTTTAGCTGTTTCGCAACATACTGAGGAAGCAGTCAACCCTGATAGCGTCAACCCAGGTTGGCAAGGTAAAGATACAGCTTTAGGTATGCCAAGTTGGCTTCATTTTGATGAGAAAACTGGGCGCATCTGGGGGACTCCACCACATAGCGCAGACGGTGACTTAGATATCACGGTCACGGCAACAGATGCTAAGGGTGCAACAGGTACTTATGACTTTCATATCGCGGTTACTGATGTTGATGCAAGTGGCATTGCACACGCCAATGTGAATGAAGATGATAGAGCAACGGGTCAACATTCAGCGAATGGACAGTTAGATGCGTATCATAATGGTCAACATATTATCTGGCATGAACAAGCTACAGGGCAAGATAGCACCCCTAATATGATTCAGGGTACATATGGTCACTTGCAAATATCAACAGGTGGCACATGGATTTATTACCTTGATCATGATGGCGCTAGAAGTTATTCCAATAAAGATCTTAATGCTCTAAAAGCAGGTCAGGTAGAGCAGGAGCATTTCACCATTCATGGTTTACAAAATGGTAAAGAGGTCGCTACCGAGCAAGTTATTATTGCGGTTACGGGTAAAAATGATGGTGCGACTATTAATGGTACCATGACAAGTAAAAGCGTAAGTGCAATTACAGAAGATGCTACAAAGGATACATTAGCTGGTCACTTGAATTTAAAAGATGCCGATCATGGTGAAGATCTGTTCACACCAGATCCACACATTGCAGGAACTTATGGACATCTAGAATTAGCAGCCAATGGAGACTGGGTATATCATCTTGATAATAGTTTGGCGACTACAAATTCATTAAGCTCTGCGCATGGTGGAACAGAAACCTTTACAATACACTCACCAGATAATACTGCTTCTCATACAATAACAATTAATGTGAATGGGGTTGATGATCCATTAACTGCTGTTACGTCACCAGCCCCACCTCCGCCAGTACTACATGATGAACCTGACTTTAGTGCTGATACGAGTGAAGCTCCCTCTGTCACCCTTGATGATGTTGGTCTCGTTGTCCCCGATAGCCAACATCTAGCAGTAAATGATCACCCTGTTACTGGCGCAGCTGCTTATCTTGATGCATTGGGGATTACACCTGCAGCGCCTGTAGCAGATGCACCTGAACATCAACTACCTGCTGATATGGATATTGTGATGGCGGAAGCGGATCATATTGTATTAGGACATGATGATGTGGCGCATCTAGATTTATCGGGTGCGCTTGAACACCAAGGGCATGAACATGATACTAACCAACAGGATCACGATGATACGCAACATCATCAAGAGGATGATTTACCAGACATTGATCCCAATAGTTAACGCATAAAATGCCAATCACTAAAACCAAAAAAGGAACACTATTTAGTGTTCCTTTTTATTTCTATTCTCTTTTAAATTTCAGTTATAACTTTTAACTATAAAACAAACTAACGCTCCCCAAACGCGACACTCACGTTGGTATAAATCGGTTTCCATAAATACTGAAATACTGACTTTTCACCCGTAGTAATATCAACTTCGCCGGTCATACCCGGTAAAATAGAGAATTTCTCAGGGTTATCATGAAAGTAAGATTTCTCAACTGAAATGACTACATCATAAAAAATGTTACCTTTTTGGTCTTGCGATGTCGTTGGTGAAATACTTTTAACGGTGCCTTTTAACGCGCCAAAACGACTGTAATCAAAGGCATCAACTTTTACGCGTGCCGATTGCCCCACACTCACAAAACCAATGTCACGTGGTGATAACTGTGCTTTAAAGTCAGCTTTACCGCCGATAGGCACAATTTCAGCGACGGTGCCACCCGGAGGAATAACAGCCCCAATTCGGGTACTAGGTAGGCTTTGTACCAACCCTTGTACAGGTGAAACCAATACTGTATTACTCAATTTAGCTTTACCAGAACTTACTCGTGATCTTAATGCAGAAAGGTCAGATACAGCTTCAGAGCGCTGATCACTGACTTCCACTTTTGCTTCTGCTAATAACTGTTCAATTTTTTGTTCATTACTCTCTGCCTGCTTTAACAATACCGCTTTTTTTCCTAGCGTTTCCTGATACTGCTGTTCGATAGAAGCTAACTTCTGCTGCATTTCAAGGACTCTCAGCTTCGAAGTATTCCCGGCTTTTAGACCTTTTTGTAAAATTTTCAGCTCTTGTTGTGTCGCTGATAATTGTCTTTTATTGGCAGGTAATGATTTTTCGATACTGTTTAGTTGTTCAGCTATTTCTGCACTATTTTTTTCTAATACAATGCGCCTTTGAAAATACAGCGCTTTTTGCGCATTTAACTGTGCTAATTGTTGGCGGGCTATTTCTGGATACTTCGTTTCAAATTCTGAAAAGTTGGGTTCTCTTCCTTCAATTAATGCATTCATTCTTTCAATACTTGCGACCAAGGTAATGCGTTGAGAGTCTAATTCTTCTAATGCTGCTTGCTGAAAGGTGGCATCAAACTCAACTAATGGCTGATTTAATTCGACTAACTGCCCTTCTTTCACTAGTATTGATTTTAATTTCCCACCGATATCACTCTGAATAACTTGTCTTTCTCCCTCGGGGATCACCGCGCCTTTGGATTTAGCTATTTCATCCACTTGGGTAAACACAGACCAAATTGCAAAAGCAAATACACAACACCCCACCGCCCATGTCGCTAATGATAACGTACGACGGGTTACTTCAGATTCAACAATATCTGCATATATTTTAGATTCATGTTGTGACGCTAATTTATCCATGATTTACCTCGGGTTGTGCTTGTAAAGTATCTTGATGTGTTTGCTCAGGAGCTTGTTCGTCTGCTTGTTGCAACGGACCTGCATAAACAACACTGCCTGCCTCTAGTACCACAACAGTATCTGCGAGTTTAATGAGTTCTGGATCATGAGAGCTAAACACAACACTGGCTTTTCCGCGTTTTTGCTCAATAAACTCATTGAAGATCCGTTTATTCGTCGGGTGATTATCCGGCACCGGATTATCTAATAAATACAACGGGTAATCATGTACTAAGGATTTGGCATTAACCAGTATTTGTGAACTATTGGATATTTGCCATTGTTGAATGCCATTAGCTTGAGCTGCTGCGATTTCGGTGTCTAATCCATGATCTAAGCTATTCAGCCATCTTTCACCATCAACCTGACGTATCGCTTCTCGCATTTTTGCATCCGAAATATCTCGACCATCACTTAACCAGTCTCGAATCGATAACACCATTAATTCTGGCAATGCGGCGCGCATAAAACACCAATGTCGATAAAGTTGCGGATCATATTGCGACAAATTCACACCATTAACTTGTACCAGTCCATTTTGGGGCATTACTAATCCAGCCATCAACTCCATTAGCGTTGTTTTGCCGCAACCTGAAGGACCTACGATAGCCACTACCTGTCCGGGTTCAACAGAGAAACTAACACCGCTTAAAGCAGGTTTAGGTTGTTTTGCATAGCGCAGAGTAACTTGATCTAACGTCATGCTAGGCGCTACATCTGTTAAAGGGTGATGTTGATAAGTAAAATCACGCTCTGCAGGTTGCTGCATAATGCGATTTAATTGTGCTGATGATTGTTTAAATGACTGTAAGCGCATTGCACTATTCGCCAACATTTGAGCAGGACCTGTTACCTTAGATATCAGCATCATGGCAGCAATCAAACCACCAGCGGTTAATACATTCTCAAAGATAAGATCGATTCCTAAGCCCATCACAGCAAGAGTTGCACCAATATTTATCAAATAATAGAGGGAGGTGTAACGGCTTTGAATGGTGGTTTGTGAAAAACTCGATTTAGCGGCAAGGTGATTAGCTTTCTCAAAACGGATTAACCAAGCGGTTAACATGCCGGATTGACGAATAAAGCCCAGCTTACTGGTTAATTCGTTCAACATGTTTTGACGATTACTGCCTGCAATGGTTGACTGCAGTGCCCGTTTTGAGCTTACTTTCAAATAACGCATGACAAAAAACGCGTATAAGGCTAACGCCAGTATTGGCACGATCACCAGATAACCACCTAACACTGCAATGGCGATAATAAAAATCAGCACAAAGGGAATATCAAAAAGCGCATTACCAAGCGGACCTGATAACACCGCAGCGATCCTCTCACCCAATTGTGTTTGTGATAACTGACTCG
It contains:
- a CDS encoding ATP-binding cassette domain-containing protein; its protein translation is MSNVKQVTLEALQQLELNANIQYFAEQWSEENGLSNLDDLFALFDRLQLDYVLVPNVKHQDMNRYHWAFSVQSETNIQLLESRHVKADTAVMFYVLIENAPKEKASTDWVGERLHAFRPMLPKLLLVSFISNLFALCIPFITMSIYDHVIGGDAGHELQGIAIGALLLFVMMGLLRMLRSKAFTMISNRLSREISQAVVHKILNNSYAVNQQSSTTSQLSQTQLGERIAAVLSGPLGNALFDIPFVLIFIIAIAVLGGYLVIVPILALALYAFFVMRYLKVSSKRALQSTIAGSNRQNMLNELTSKLGFIRQSGMLTAWLIRFEKANHLAAKSSFSQTTIQSRYTSLYYLINIGATLAVMGLGIDLIFENVLTAGGLIAAMMLISKVTGPAQMLANSAMRLQSFKQSSAQLNRIMQQPAERDFTYQHHPLTDVAPSMTLDQVTLRYAKQPKPALSGVSFSVEPGQVVAIVGPSGCGKTTLMELMAGLVMPQNGLVQVNGVNLSQYDPQLYRHWCFMRAALPELMVLSIRDWLSDGRDISDAKMREAIRQVDGERWLNSLDHGLDTEIAAAQANGIQQWQISNSSQILVNAKSLVHDYPLYLLDNPVPDNHPTNKRIFNEFIEQKRGKASVVFSSHDPELIKLADTVVVLEAGSVVYAGPLQQADEQAPEQTHQDTLQAQPEVNHG
- a CDS encoding HlyD family type I secretion periplasmic adaptor subunit; translation: MDKLASQHESKIYADIVESEVTRRTLSLATWAVGCCVFAFAIWSVFTQVDEIAKSKGAVIPEGERQVIQSDIGGKLKSILVKEGQLVELNQPLVEFDATFQQAALEELDSQRITLVASIERMNALIEGREPNFSEFETKYPEIARQQLAQLNAQKALYFQRRIVLEKNSAEIAEQLNSIEKSLPANKRQLSATQQELKILQKGLKAGNTSKLRVLEMQQKLASIEQQYQETLGKKAVLLKQAESNEQKIEQLLAEAKVEVSDQRSEAVSDLSALRSRVSSGKAKLSNTVLVSPVQGLVQSLPSTRIGAVIPPGGTVAEIVPIGGKADFKAQLSPRDIGFVSVGQSARVKVDAFDYSRFGALKGTVKSISPTTSQDQKGNIFYDVVISVEKSYFHDNPEKFSILPGMTGEVDITTGEKSVFQYLWKPIYTNVSVAFGER
- a CDS encoding VCBS domain-containing protein, with product GNWSYSADNSQTAIQSLGEGEQLTDTIKVTSKDGTTHDVVVTINGSNDRPYCSSEVQLNAGTEDTRQTITAVQLLQNSIDVDKNDSGLLTVANLHPDHGSILDNQDGTYTFTPEKDYNGQVHFTYDVQDAHGGITHTGASTSLSAVRDAAIITEVTSENITEDGSHSSHNAGVTTELANGRLQVVDPDSGENKFQYSQFGESAVHDPFGGMLRIDSMGNWGYSVNNANLQHLAQGQTETVIYRVHSYDGTAYELHIDVVGTNDAPTVTQVALSNGTEDTHYQMQASQFGFTDVDSGDTLHAIKITDIPAVSQGKFVLDGQEVSAGQSISTADISKLQFVPAKDFNGDVQFKYTVSDGRTDSVEATNTLHIANTDDASVISGDRQAVVNEGDIGDTVTATGQLSITDVDTGDNPSFIDVASTATTYGHIQMRNGQWTYTLDESKVQHLDPDQPAVQDHYTFKASDGSTQIVDITIQGTNDKPIIESAHAAPVGTSSTLKLQDVDVISNPTGANIDVAPSNAENMARWGTDQVGVGSGVKLVGLYKPGSDHNWITNPATTTTAHSGAGGFSRIDNHDWWHTNGVPDTVNTGSGGATGHGNAWTGGIAVFEDNTGHQTIAIVNRVCTGGGSEVDYLYYHSYQHLQVGNTVYSGTATAGETINVMEGNHQIASVIADTNGHWEISASNLTDGKHTIHVENSAGEHSAETILQVSGHTVQNITPAALNAEIKEDAAQTTINGELRTSDVDTGDTASFTVQADHATKYGHFSIDSNGHYHFTIDNNNADVDHLGVHQTLTEVIPVTSTSTDGTSVTTNVTITIQGSLDKPILNATAPDAQQGTTIALNLNVATTDTGGDTEDLLIKISGLPDAATLNHGTHDAVAKMWVLHKSDLNGLELNLHNANFHGDLHFNATATASAGSESQSATQAISLFVNAPPSVTSGVTGSKAEDSGMGAIDLLSGATDADTGDTLSVGHIEYQIGANTKTATMPSFLTLAKDGHTLIIDSNIQVFQHLAAGETETVTLSYNISDSHGGAVKQTATLIITGTNDKPVISGSTTASELTEDNNVFAYNHRISSNQHNINIVDPDNQESLMVPTGHLNGTGSAATGSWISGDKSVGEFIVHADGRWLYHVDNQNTAIQGLKEGETFTETITVHTKDGTDVTLTATVNGTDDKPVVSGAVDLGSTAEDTTKHFSAADLLANTTDADGDALSIVDGSVTAEHGTLSGDAVHGFVFTPDANYHGTDIAITFTATDGHSIVAGTATLDVTATNDATKVVATSASTTEDTDIVLTKSQLLAGATDVDGDTLDINSVTVNGGHGTVTDNHDGTWTLHPEENYKGDITLGYKVNDGTADVDNHMTVAVTSVTDAAEINLSVAPQKGFQTDSAHHLSIDAILNPDGGGDHTAKDYGDTLTFEMGITLDKSESYHNGDVIAQYGGHISSPGKLDYAQMHYYSDGSKFGNGGVTLTNPHSVTVWISGMDPIETHIDITDGKHHRLTVVVDDGQGIKAPTMSIFDNGKPVDYPDGSNSESMPTHYLGDSGSSEHYLTAPKAGMTLTEDGFVDASTISIPYGGGHANVPKSIVERAGSTELLIGTGRSPISLGDGRYATGYEHGHIVWSHGSNHGGGNVPPITPIVATIEHVTVVKEAVAAAQVAQGPLGEQGLDPKHVLIDLGVNGAGIVDHTGLHSTVVPSGSDHSHVINTAGINVTNDPHHLVINADVTPHDKDDALQAVHLHGLPIGSVVTDGTHTHTIDATDQKDGLDILGWTRGSLEVNIPSGVSYNAIITVEATTQNQDGTSAHSASSAPVILDPAHAGDVIVSAPPISGVEDKGPYDLTLTAIDPTDAHAAVTFAVSGLPAGATLSAGSYDANTKTWTITPSEANGLQITLPKDFSGSVTPHITATSSAGHSHSIDMSGSITDTQDVAVISGTDSASITEDIHVQSSGIIETNQNQLNVQDPDAGEALFTPTGTPSGSGSTATGSWVAGDKGIGQFILHADGRWLYKVDNDNPHINSLGDGDTFTETLTVHSKDGTTHQLTSTIHGTNDKPVIDATSAVTAIEGGHTAHKGQITTTDVDTGDSATYTAITPTTGQHVPGFTLNADGSYEFDATDAGYDHLALGKTEQVSVSVTVTDGAGATDQKDLIITITGTNDRPTVVSSLAQHIHSIDEDTTQHFSAKDFGFIDKDHGDQLDHITITALPDAFKGQFEYDGHPITIPLDVLTADISKLTFVPAQDYNGGVQFGFTVNDGHTDSFPKIGNFEIIPVDDISTVSGTDTLSMTEGSAANTHADLTVAKGAWLANVDGHFDFPEVVANDPNAGRWYAIVGAGVAGGAAHGMKIETTQWVMNMGDPNYGHNGYMTFTRNTNSATASYNAVDRVEGDLLINDPDTVPATFIDVTDSLGDNGYGNFSMHNGHWSFVGGDKTTALADGEKATETFTFNTSDGVTHQVTVNLTGSDTKAEFKGDISANLKEGDIGDTVSAHGTLNIVDVDTGQNPIIADFHDKSGVNGYGHFSMVNNQWTYEIDQTKVQKLNASESVQDKITVTASDGTTQDIVISIRGTNDAPEVTGAVANTDDSEGHAIDMTLPSNLFTDAEGDSFTLSLAVSQHTEEAVNPDSVNPGWQGKDTALGMPSWLHFDEKTGRIWGTPPHSADGDLDITVTATDAKGATGTYDFHIAVTDVDASGIAHANVNEDDRATGQHSANGQLDAYHNGQHIIWHEQATGQDSTPNMIQGTYGHLQISTGGTWIYYLDHDGARSYSNKDLNALKAGQVEQEHFTIHGLQNGKEVATEQVIIAVTGKNDGATINGTMTSKSVSAITEDATKDTLAGHLNLKDADHGEDLFTPDPHIAGTYGHLELAANGDWVYHLDNSLATTNSLSSAHGGTETFTIHSPDNTASHTITINVNGVDDPLTAVTSPAPPPPVLHDEPDFSADTSEAPSVTLDDVGLVVPDSQHLAVNDHPVTGAAAYLDALGITPAAPVADAPEHQLPADMDIVMAEADHIVLGHDDVAHLDLSGALEHQGHEHDTNQQDHDDTQHHQEDDLPDIDPNS